Proteins encoded together in one Fibrobacter sp. UWH4 window:
- a CDS encoding lysylphosphatidylglycerol synthase transmembrane domain-containing protein — MSKVNGRLKSVLIFCLKLVVTAVPAYFVSRNIVKAPDWSVDDLYRLFSAHSVWPLFVALLCLGLSNFTACLQWKLLLEKQNVKMGYGHLLKLYYVGLFFNNFMPGNVGGDAKKVYDIRMQGGQDTVGAGLTATFFDRLFGLFFITLFALAMGLMFFMHDEAQRSFMWPSVWIFIGFCALFAALCSRRLGRLLCKVLAKVFPKKINERLIHMFERFQQFRSAKLWMLISGLSAVTQSLRIFVHYFCGIAVGVDLSISWYFYYIPLVAIVSALPISIGGFGPRELLAQSLFARAGVPGLESVVIQLLAYFVSLVLSLFGAFVFLLGGSPVANTPAKVNDEPK, encoded by the coding sequence ATGAGTAAGGTGAATGGCCGACTGAAATCGGTGCTGATTTTTTGCTTGAAACTGGTGGTGACTGCGGTTCCGGCTTATTTTGTGTCCCGAAATATCGTGAAGGCGCCGGACTGGAGCGTCGACGATTTGTATAGGCTCTTTAGCGCGCATAGCGTGTGGCCGCTTTTTGTTGCCTTGTTGTGCCTTGGACTTTCGAACTTTACGGCGTGCCTGCAGTGGAAACTGTTGCTCGAAAAGCAGAACGTGAAAATGGGCTACGGGCATTTGCTCAAGCTTTATTACGTAGGACTTTTCTTCAATAACTTTATGCCGGGCAATGTGGGTGGCGACGCCAAGAAGGTTTATGACATCCGCATGCAGGGAGGTCAGGATACCGTGGGCGCAGGACTTACGGCGACTTTCTTTGATCGCCTGTTCGGCCTTTTCTTTATTACGTTGTTTGCACTTGCGATGGGCCTGATGTTCTTTATGCACGACGAAGCGCAACGATCGTTCATGTGGCCTTCGGTGTGGATTTTTATTGGATTCTGTGCTTTGTTTGCCGCCCTTTGCAGCCGCAGGCTCGGGCGCTTGTTGTGCAAGGTGCTCGCGAAAGTTTTTCCGAAAAAGATTAACGAACGGCTGATTCACATGTTCGAACGGTTCCAGCAGTTCCGTTCGGCAAAACTCTGGATGCTTATTAGCGGCCTTTCGGCGGTGACGCAGTCGTTGCGCATTTTCGTTCACTATTTTTGCGGAATCGCGGTCGGCGTGGACCTCTCGATTTCGTGGTACTTTTACTACATCCCGCTGGTGGCGATCGTGAGTGCGCTCCCGATATCGATTGGCGGTTTTGGCCCGCGTGAACTTTTGGCGCAGTCGCTGTTTGCACGTGCCGGAGTGCCGGGGCTTGAATCGGTGGTGATTCAGTTGCTCGCTTACTTTGTGAGCCTGGTACTGAGTTTGTTCGGTGCATTTGTCTTTTTGCTCGGCGGAAGCCCTGTTGCAAATACGCCGGCGAAGGTGAACGACGAGCCGAAATAA
- the galE gene encoding UDP-glucose 4-epimerase GalE → MKIAVIGGAGYIGSHTIIELYKAGHSVVAVDNLVNSCDESLRRVAEIVGQEIPFIKADARDAAAMDKIFKENHFDACIHFAGLKAVGESVAKPLEYYENNMNATFVLLNAMRNNGCKNIIFSSSATVYGDPAEIPITEKCPKGAITNPYGQTKSMLEQVLIDVQKADPEWNVVLLRYFNPIGAHPSGRIGEDPNGIPNNLMPYITQTAVGIRKELGVFGNDYDTPDGTGVRDYIHVCDLAAGHVSALKAIENKCGLAIYNLGTGHGYSVLDVVHAFEKVNGIKVPYSIKPRRAGDIATCYCNPEKAYKELGWKAQFGIEEMCRDAWNWQKNNPNGYRKG, encoded by the coding sequence ATGAAAATTGCAGTTATTGGTGGCGCAGGTTATATTGGCAGCCACACGATTATCGAACTTTATAAGGCAGGCCATTCCGTTGTCGCCGTCGACAACCTGGTGAACTCCTGCGACGAATCGCTCCGCAGAGTCGCTGAAATCGTCGGGCAAGAAATTCCCTTTATCAAGGCAGACGCCCGCGACGCTGCCGCCATGGACAAGATTTTCAAGGAAAACCACTTTGATGCCTGCATCCATTTTGCCGGGCTCAAGGCCGTTGGCGAATCGGTCGCCAAGCCGCTGGAATACTACGAAAACAACATGAATGCGACATTCGTGCTGTTAAACGCCATGCGCAACAATGGCTGCAAGAACATCATCTTCTCGTCGTCGGCCACCGTGTACGGCGATCCCGCAGAAATTCCCATCACCGAAAAATGTCCGAAGGGCGCCATCACCAACCCTTACGGCCAGACAAAGTCGATGCTGGAACAGGTACTGATCGACGTGCAGAAGGCAGACCCCGAATGGAACGTGGTGCTGCTCCGCTACTTTAACCCGATTGGCGCCCACCCAAGTGGCCGCATCGGCGAAGACCCGAACGGCATTCCGAACAACTTAATGCCTTACATTACGCAGACCGCCGTAGGCATCCGCAAGGAACTCGGCGTGTTCGGCAACGACTACGACACCCCCGACGGAACCGGTGTGCGCGACTACATTCACGTTTGCGACCTCGCCGCAGGCCACGTGAGCGCGCTCAAGGCCATCGAAAACAAGTGCGGACTCGCCATTTACAACCTGGGAACAGGCCACGGCTACTCCGTGCTCGACGTGGTGCACGCTTTTGAAAAGGTGAACGGCATCAAGGTGCCCTACAGCATCAAGCCCCGCCGCGCAGGCGACATCGCCACCTGCTACTGCAACCCCGAAAAGGCTTACAAGGAACTCGGCTGGAAGGCCCAGTTCGGCATCGAGGAAATGTGCCGCGACGCTTGGAACTGGCAAAAGAACAACCCGAACGGTTACCGCAAGGGGTAA
- a CDS encoding class I SAM-dependent methyltransferase, which yields MSIKEPDQSVWNRFWQQKNDMDKVYPSSPSVLNTIKKNFKLEGLKVLEVGAGTGRDSAELARLGADVYVLDYAENSLKIVDAIRAKDNLYDNLKLVRGDAFKAPFPDCTFDLVFHQGLAEHFKDSLPLIKENYRILKHGGHCLCDVPQTVHPYTVIKHILIAMDKWFAGWEKQFTMPQLKKLMTDAGFECVYDYGDWMRPNLFYRIVREVGFKVGVELPKYPLQGSAYQKVKDKILDSLENNSLMHYTQLCIGVLGRKP from the coding sequence ATGTCTATTAAAGAACCTGATCAGTCTGTCTGGAACAGATTTTGGCAACAGAAGAACGATATGGACAAGGTGTACCCTTCGTCCCCGTCTGTGTTGAATACGATTAAGAAGAATTTTAAGCTCGAAGGCCTCAAGGTTTTGGAGGTCGGCGCCGGTACCGGTCGCGACAGCGCAGAACTGGCTCGTTTGGGTGCCGATGTCTATGTGCTCGATTACGCTGAAAACAGTTTGAAGATTGTGGATGCCATTCGCGCGAAGGATAACCTTTACGATAACCTGAAGCTTGTGCGTGGCGATGCCTTCAAGGCTCCGTTCCCGGATTGCACTTTTGACTTGGTTTTCCATCAGGGGTTGGCCGAGCATTTCAAGGATTCGCTCCCGTTGATCAAGGAAAACTACCGCATCTTGAAGCATGGCGGTCACTGCCTGTGCGACGTGCCGCAGACCGTTCACCCGTACACCGTGATCAAGCATATTCTGATTGCGATGGACAAGTGGTTTGCCGGTTGGGAAAAGCAGTTCACCATGCCGCAGCTGAAAAAGCTCATGACCGATGCGGGTTTTGAATGCGTTTACGATTATGGCGACTGGATGCGCCCGAACCTCTTTTACCGCATTGTGCGTGAAGTGGGCTTCAAGGTGGGCGTGGAACTGCCGAAGTATCCGCTGCAAGGATCTGCCTACCAGAAGGTCAAGGACAAGATTCTTGATTCGCTCGAAAACAATTCGCTTATGCACTACACGCAGTTGTGCATTGGAGTCCTGGGCAGAAAGCCCTAG
- a CDS encoding UvrD-helicase domain-containing protein, with protein MDAEEILKGLNSDQRAAVLHDHEKGAQLLILAGAGSGKTSVLTKRIQYRILCGVEPEKILALTFTAKAAAEMRDRVQKLFPDAGVRLCTFHSLALYMLKCRVPLLRPALRQAQEPSDKFTERGRSERTLRPLGSTKLTASSKLGNLNQVSEPAKCEPAEPQGPYAYELIGFKKMPVPTEFSERDFSQALSKLKLKVKVLRENLFSDSYGEAVSAKLQPLRDAVLESGQVVFEDLIYSAIQLLETNEAARNYFRKQWQEILVDEYQDINPSQYRLVKGLLGDRKQLFVVGDDDQAIYGFRGADIGNIERFCEDFKESTQIRLEWNYRSVPNVLYLANDIFKNKPIHLRKMLRAGNLNGSGGNPLYKENRKPEVWVSDNPVEEIQKIVESIRELRLGYDLLWKNFAILVRYNRQRLYYEQALRDYGIPIAGDVVADAGETENGETAPEVTVEDGVHIETVHASKGLQYAVVYYAGLCEKLTPGECTGDRKARKKQLDEERRLYYVGVTRAEACLFLLYCKCRFWKGKLRRFRRSRFLPRGMTSPAFPAKGWPVVSEKARDRDSKFKMPVILFKIYVAATVLGYMLMYILTLPFTKPYYGKNFGAWLDHKIQDFSRFCMRRLRVDLTIEDQAQLGKVDWTRPVFIVGNHNSFADIPIVFLAIQKTVGFVAKKSLGRIPFLHFWMHKIGCILVNREKGGAAKAVREAIAERGNAVRVFIFPEGTRSKTGALGTFKSGVFRFACENDAILLPLVIKGSGPVWERRKDWGRRKVNVKILAPVDVLECRKENEKFDPKVHMLPMVHKMMEDAL; from the coding sequence ATGGACGCCGAAGAGATCCTCAAGGGATTGAATTCTGACCAGCGTGCGGCGGTGCTGCACGACCATGAGAAAGGTGCGCAACTATTGATTCTGGCGGGGGCCGGCTCGGGCAAGACGTCTGTCTTGACCAAGCGAATCCAGTACAGGATTCTTTGCGGTGTAGAACCTGAAAAAATCTTGGCGTTGACCTTCACCGCAAAGGCCGCCGCCGAGATGCGGGATCGCGTGCAAAAATTGTTCCCGGACGCGGGCGTGCGGCTGTGTACGTTCCATTCGCTTGCACTGTACATGTTGAAATGCAGGGTGCCACTCCTTCGGCCGGCCCTTCGGCAAGCTCAGGAACCTAGTGACAAGTTCACTGAGCGGGGCCGAAGTGAACGAACCCTTCGGCCCCTCGGTTCAACAAAACTCACCGCAAGCAGCAAGCTTGGGAACCTTAATCAGGTTAGCGAGCCTGCGAAGTGTGAACCCGCCGAACCACAGGGACCTTATGCGTACGAGCTCATTGGCTTCAAGAAAATGCCCGTACCGACGGAATTTTCGGAGCGGGATTTTTCGCAGGCGCTTTCGAAACTCAAGTTGAAAGTCAAGGTGTTGCGGGAAAACCTGTTTTCGGACAGCTACGGTGAGGCGGTATCGGCGAAATTGCAACCGCTTCGCGACGCGGTACTCGAATCGGGGCAAGTCGTTTTTGAAGACCTGATTTATTCGGCGATTCAGTTGCTCGAAACCAACGAGGCGGCTCGGAATTATTTTCGCAAACAGTGGCAAGAAATCCTGGTGGATGAGTACCAGGATATCAACCCTTCGCAGTATCGTTTGGTGAAAGGCTTGCTCGGCGACCGCAAGCAGCTGTTTGTCGTAGGCGATGACGACCAGGCCATTTACGGCTTTCGCGGTGCCGACATCGGAAACATCGAGCGCTTCTGCGAGGACTTCAAGGAATCGACTCAGATTCGCTTGGAATGGAATTACCGTTCGGTTCCGAATGTGCTGTACCTGGCGAATGACATCTTCAAGAACAAGCCGATTCACTTGCGCAAGATGCTCCGGGCTGGCAACTTGAATGGTTCCGGTGGTAATCCGCTTTACAAGGAGAACCGTAAGCCCGAAGTCTGGGTGTCCGACAATCCTGTCGAGGAAATCCAGAAGATTGTGGAATCGATCAGGGAACTCCGGCTGGGTTATGACCTGCTGTGGAAAAATTTTGCAATCCTTGTGCGCTACAACCGGCAGCGGCTTTATTACGAACAGGCCCTCCGCGACTACGGGATTCCTATTGCAGGTGATGTCGTGGCGGATGCGGGCGAGACGGAAAATGGGGAGACTGCGCCCGAAGTGACTGTTGAAGACGGGGTGCACATCGAGACGGTGCATGCGTCCAAGGGGCTTCAGTATGCGGTGGTGTATTATGCGGGACTCTGCGAAAAACTGACTCCCGGCGAATGTACCGGTGACCGTAAGGCTCGAAAGAAACAACTCGATGAGGAACGGAGGCTTTATTATGTGGGGGTGACCCGTGCCGAGGCTTGCCTATTTTTGTTATATTGCAAATGTAGATTCTGGAAAGGCAAACTTCGTCGATTCAGACGGTCGCGTTTTTTGCCTCGCGGTATGACTTCCCCAGCCTTCCCTGCAAAAGGGTGGCCTGTCGTATCGGAAAAAGCCCGGGATCGGGATTCAAAATTCAAGATGCCTGTTATTTTGTTTAAAATTTATGTTGCCGCGACGGTGCTTGGGTATATGCTGATGTATATACTGACTCTGCCGTTTACCAAGCCTTATTATGGCAAGAATTTCGGGGCGTGGCTGGACCATAAGATTCAGGACTTCTCGAGATTCTGCATGAGGCGGCTGCGGGTGGACTTGACGATCGAAGACCAGGCGCAGCTCGGTAAGGTGGATTGGACCCGTCCCGTGTTTATTGTAGGGAACCATAATTCCTTTGCCGATATCCCGATCGTGTTCCTGGCCATTCAGAAGACGGTGGGCTTTGTCGCGAAAAAGTCTCTCGGTCGTATTCCGTTTCTGCATTTCTGGATGCATAAGATTGGTTGCATTTTGGTGAACCGTGAAAAGGGTGGTGCCGCCAAGGCGGTGCGCGAGGCGATTGCCGAAAGGGGAAATGCGGTACGCGTGTTTATTTTTCCGGAAGGGACTCGCAGCAAGACCGGTGCGCTCGGCACCTTCAAGAGTGGCGTGTTCCGTTTCGCTTGTGAAAACGATGCAATCCTGTTGCCGCTCGTGATCAAAGGCTCCGGCCCCGTGTGGGAACGCCGCAAGGATTGGGGCCGCCGCAAGGTGAACGTGAAGATTCTTGCTCCGGTCGATGTCCTGGAATGCCGTAAGGAAAACGAGAAGTTCGACCCCAAGGTTCACATGCTCCCCATGGTCCACAAGATGATGGAGGACGCCCTGTGA
- a CDS encoding glycosyltransferase family 4 protein has protein sequence MNILVVNYRDRMHPAAGGAEKHLHRIFSQIVESGHKVVLLTTAFAGCKARETVDGIEVVRKGGDLLFQLTTAMNIRKLDREFNFDVVVEDLNKLPLFTPFLTKKPVVVQMHHLWRSSIFHEASFPIAFMVWAFERVIPWFYRKQPFVVVSPSTKYELEEIGIDEDRISVVYNGSDDVDPSQVLATEDVPSTPYFLWLSRVHRYKGIWTALEAFEEFAENHPDVKLVVAGDGPLLKKIPAWLKERGLTERVELLGFVTPSKKRALLQKAVALLQTSYKEGWGLTVVEAARLGTTTIASDVPGLRDSVRNGETGLLFPVGDFHTCASEMDRLYSDDDLRTRLSAAAKSYAGEFRWDIAAEKTLDLLQDAVIERQVGGRK, from the coding sequence ATGAACATCCTTGTAGTCAATTACCGCGACCGGATGCACCCTGCCGCAGGGGGCGCCGAAAAGCACCTTCACCGTATTTTTTCTCAGATTGTAGAATCGGGGCACAAGGTTGTGCTCCTGACGACGGCGTTTGCCGGCTGCAAGGCCCGCGAAACGGTGGACGGAATTGAGGTGGTTCGCAAGGGTGGCGATTTGCTGTTTCAGCTGACGACGGCGATGAATATCCGCAAGCTGGACCGTGAATTCAATTTCGATGTGGTGGTCGAGGACTTGAACAAGCTTCCGCTGTTTACGCCGTTCTTGACCAAGAAGCCGGTGGTGGTGCAGATGCACCATTTGTGGCGCAGCTCCATTTTCCATGAGGCGTCGTTCCCAATTGCCTTTATGGTGTGGGCGTTCGAACGCGTTATTCCGTGGTTCTACCGCAAGCAGCCGTTTGTGGTGGTAAGCCCGAGCACCAAGTACGAACTTGAAGAAATCGGAATTGACGAAGACCGCATCTCGGTGGTTTATAATGGATCGGACGATGTGGATCCGTCGCAGGTCTTGGCGACCGAAGACGTGCCGAGTACGCCGTATTTTTTGTGGCTTTCGCGCGTGCACCGCTACAAGGGAATTTGGACGGCGCTCGAGGCTTTTGAAGAATTTGCCGAGAACCACCCTGATGTAAAGCTTGTAGTGGCGGGCGATGGTCCGCTCCTGAAAAAGATTCCGGCGTGGCTCAAGGAACGCGGACTGACAGAACGTGTTGAACTTTTGGGATTTGTGACGCCGTCGAAGAAACGCGCCCTGTTGCAGAAAGCGGTGGCGCTCTTGCAGACGAGCTACAAGGAAGGTTGGGGCCTTACGGTAGTGGAGGCTGCAAGGCTTGGAACGACGACGATTGCAAGCGATGTGCCGGGACTCCGCGACAGCGTAAGAAACGGCGAAACGGGACTCTTGTTCCCGGTGGGGGATTTTCATACTTGTGCGTCCGAAATGGACAGGCTTTATAGCGACGACGATTTGCGCACGAGACTTTCGGCGGCGGCGAAGAGTTATGCGGGTGAGTTCCGCTGGGACATTGCTGCCGAGAAGACTCTCGACCTTTTGCAGGATGCCGTTATAGAGCGACAAGTGGGGGGGAGGAAATGA
- the murI gene encoding glutamate racemase: protein MIGVFDSGFGGLTILRNLQKALPQYDYLYLGDNARAPYGSRSFETIFRYTLQAVRELFSRGCPLVILACNTASAKALRSIQQDVLPYEFPDKRVLGIVRPTAEEIGKFSRSGHIGIFGTAGTVSSGSYLIEIKHFYPGLKVTQHACPMWVPLVEYGERESEGAKFFVKKDIDALLAEDPEIDTLLLACTHYPLLEGAIRAALPEKVRLVFQGDIVAEKTVDYLRRHPEMENRLTKNGKTRFLTTDTAKFFEKGASLFGMTGFSAESITF from the coding sequence GTGATCGGCGTGTTCGATTCGGGTTTTGGGGGCCTCACGATTCTCCGGAATTTGCAGAAGGCGCTTCCGCAGTACGATTACCTTTACCTGGGCGACAATGCCCGCGCCCCTTATGGCTCCCGCAGTTTCGAGACGATTTTCCGTTATACGCTGCAGGCGGTGCGCGAGCTGTTCAGCCGCGGATGCCCGCTGGTGATTCTCGCCTGCAACACGGCGTCTGCCAAGGCGCTCCGGAGCATCCAGCAGGATGTTCTCCCTTACGAATTCCCCGATAAGCGCGTGCTTGGCATTGTGCGACCCACCGCCGAAGAAATCGGCAAGTTCAGCCGGTCGGGGCACATCGGCATTTTCGGAACGGCGGGAACAGTTTCTTCGGGCAGTTACCTGATTGAAATCAAGCATTTCTACCCTGGCCTCAAGGTGACGCAGCATGCCTGCCCCATGTGGGTGCCGCTGGTCGAATACGGTGAAAGGGAGTCCGAGGGGGCGAAGTTCTTTGTGAAGAAGGATATTGATGCCCTGCTTGCCGAGGATCCCGAAATCGATACGCTCCTGTTGGCTTGTACGCATTACCCGCTCCTGGAAGGGGCGATCCGTGCTGCTTTGCCCGAGAAGGTCCGTCTGGTTTTCCAGGGGGATATCGTGGCTGAAAAGACGGTGGACTACCTGAGACGGCATCCAGAAATGGAAAATCGTCTTACAAAAAATGGAAAAACCCGATTTTTGACCACCGATACCGCGAAATTCTTCGAAAAAGGGGCCTCGCTCTTTGGAATGACGGGTTTTTCGGCGGAATCGATTACCTTCTAG
- the hemW gene encoding radical SAM family heme chaperone HemW codes for MFCVYLHIPFCKKVCDYCDFRVMPAQSKLYKEYTDVICKQIVCFESERPGLLKTAETLYLGGGTPSALPPTYLRQIFECLASVGVAAGRLREVSMEFNPESTDEYTVESALSLGVNRVSLGLQTFDADLLKLVGRSHSVERGLEALRLLTSMPNLQVNADLMFDLPGQTVEGFLADVDRLSDFPLNHVSFYGLNVSPRSRLGHRVSRGELSVNEDLYEPMYLGGVEILERKGFVRYEVSNFAKPGFESSHNRNYWDRGEYAGFGPGAHSYIGGTRFYAPEIYPRWKDYVNSECPADALMVDRLNRDDELMELIWLSLRQSKGLRFEDLRALGIDNPESRSAACVDKWIRKDFVINKDGILRLQGRGWIFMDEIVTDLANAYSNLE; via the coding sequence ATGTTTTGTGTCTATCTTCACATCCCCTTTTGCAAAAAAGTTTGCGATTATTGCGATTTTCGGGTAATGCCGGCCCAGTCTAAACTCTACAAAGAGTATACGGATGTAATTTGTAAGCAAATTGTATGTTTCGAAAGCGAGCGCCCGGGACTGTTGAAGACGGCAGAGACGCTTTATCTTGGAGGGGGAACTCCTTCGGCATTACCGCCCACTTACCTGCGCCAAATTTTCGAATGCCTTGCTTCGGTGGGGGTTGCTGCGGGTCGTTTGCGTGAAGTCTCGATGGAGTTCAATCCGGAATCGACGGATGAATATACGGTGGAGTCGGCGCTTTCGCTTGGAGTGAATCGCGTGAGTCTCGGCTTGCAGACTTTCGATGCGGACCTGCTCAAGCTGGTGGGGCGCTCCCATTCGGTGGAGCGGGGGCTCGAGGCGCTTCGGTTATTGACCTCGATGCCAAATTTGCAGGTGAATGCCGACCTGATGTTTGACCTTCCGGGGCAAACCGTAGAAGGCTTTTTGGCCGACGTCGACCGCCTTTCGGATTTTCCGTTGAATCATGTCAGTTTCTATGGATTGAATGTTTCTCCGCGTTCCAGGCTTGGACACAGGGTTTCACGGGGGGAGCTGTCCGTGAACGAAGATCTTTATGAACCGATGTATCTAGGGGGTGTCGAAATCCTTGAACGAAAAGGCTTTGTACGCTACGAAGTGTCGAATTTCGCAAAGCCCGGTTTTGAAAGCTCCCATAACCGGAATTATTGGGACCGTGGCGAGTACGCGGGCTTTGGTCCCGGTGCGCACAGCTATATAGGAGGAACGCGTTTTTACGCTCCCGAAATTTATCCGCGCTGGAAAGACTATGTCAATTCGGAATGTCCGGCTGATGCGCTTATGGTCGATCGCCTGAATCGCGATGATGAACTGATGGAGCTTATTTGGCTTTCGCTTCGGCAGTCGAAGGGGCTCCGTTTCGAGGATCTCCGTGCCTTGGGAATCGATAATCCCGAATCGCGTTCTGCCGCTTGTGTGGACAAATGGATCCGTAAGGATTTTGTAATAAATAAAGATGGAATTCTCCGCCTGCAAGGGCGCGGTTGGATTTTTATGGATGAAATCGTCACAGATCTTGCAAACGCTTATTCCAACTTGGAATAA
- a CDS encoding RNA polymerase sigma factor RpoD/SigA has translation MHIDSTDTTLKRYLEDIRRTAPLSREEEQVLFQKAKEGDKIARKKLISANMRFVLKVAIQYRGCPIPLPDLVSEGAMGLVRAIESFEHTRGLKFISYGVWWIKAYITRAINEQGNLIRLPANQHLRVRKALHEQSRGKEINEEIRELIQIGQRGVSFDSPLKADSKATYAEVLPDGTATNPENESEIQSVEALARDLMEQLPEREAKVITGIFGINQEAPQTLREVGESMNISHERVRQLRDQALRRIRKYNSKEFLQDKKEAFLAAINK, from the coding sequence ATGCATATTGACTCCACAGATACTACACTAAAGAGATACCTCGAAGATATTAGACGCACTGCACCGCTTTCCCGCGAAGAAGAACAAGTCCTTTTCCAGAAAGCAAAAGAAGGCGACAAGATCGCCCGCAAGAAACTCATTTCCGCCAACATGCGTTTCGTGCTCAAGGTCGCCATCCAGTACCGCGGCTGCCCGATTCCGCTGCCGGACCTGGTGAGCGAAGGCGCCATGGGACTTGTCCGCGCCATCGAATCCTTCGAACATACCCGCGGCCTTAAGTTCATCAGCTACGGCGTTTGGTGGATCAAGGCTTACATTACCCGTGCCATCAACGAACAGGGCAACCTGATTCGCTTGCCGGCGAACCAGCACCTGCGCGTGCGTAAGGCTTTGCACGAACAGAGCCGCGGTAAGGAAATCAACGAAGAAATCCGCGAACTCATCCAGATCGGTCAGCGCGGCGTTTCTTTCGACAGTCCGCTTAAGGCAGACTCCAAGGCCACTTACGCCGAAGTGTTGCCCGACGGTACCGCGACGAACCCGGAAAACGAATCCGAAATCCAGAGCGTCGAAGCCCTCGCCCGCGACCTCATGGAACAGCTCCCGGAACGCGAAGCCAAGGTGATCACCGGTATCTTCGGTATCAACCAGGAAGCCCCGCAGACACTCCGCGAAGTGGGCGAATCCATGAACATTTCCCACGAACGCGTGCGTCAGCTGCGCGACCAGGCGCTGCGCCGTATTCGCAAGTACAACAGCAAGGAATTCCTGCAAGACAAGAAGGAAGCGTTCCTAGCAGCGATTAACAAATAA
- a CDS encoding adenylate/guanylate cyclase domain-containing protein produces MAITRLTQRKCKAVCFYILSWVIATLLTSLLFQYGSGKGIDPSRLLFMLQLSLFSGLSHAIYDVMILQDEMDKRPVAAALLIRSCFFLASICANLTLCILIWKIDKSEGLINEASLKQVIQFFKEPSSHILIFSLFLLGHLITFVRSVHKKFGTRVFINTLLGKYQDPKEEDLIFMFIDMKHSTEIAEELGHVTYSNFIRDYYRLLSNCCEENHGEIYQIAGDGVFLTWKTKDCHRRARPLECFHDFAECLARTKGKFIKRYGICPAFKAAAHCGKVISTEVGNFGSEMAYHGDVLNTTSRIQTLCSKLGQDFLISEDLFAKLPLPLPHGFLCVKAGFFELRGKKNGILIFSLHQPLT; encoded by the coding sequence ATGGCCATTACTCGACTGACGCAACGTAAATGTAAGGCCGTATGCTTTTATATCCTTAGCTGGGTTATCGCGACCCTTCTTACGTCCCTTTTGTTCCAATACGGTTCCGGCAAAGGCATAGACCCCAGCCGCCTGCTGTTCATGCTGCAGCTGTCCCTGTTTTCGGGACTTTCGCACGCCATCTACGACGTGATGATCCTGCAAGACGAGATGGACAAGCGCCCCGTCGCCGCCGCCTTGCTGATCCGCTCCTGCTTCTTTCTGGCAAGCATCTGCGCAAACCTCACTCTCTGCATTCTCATCTGGAAGATTGACAAGAGCGAAGGGCTGATCAACGAAGCCTCGCTAAAACAAGTCATCCAGTTTTTCAAGGAACCCAGCAGCCACATCCTTATTTTCTCGCTATTCCTGCTAGGGCACCTCATCACCTTTGTGCGTTCGGTACACAAGAAATTCGGCACCCGCGTTTTCATAAACACCCTGCTCGGCAAGTACCAGGACCCCAAGGAAGAAGACCTTATCTTCATGTTCATCGACATGAAACATTCCACCGAAATCGCCGAGGAACTGGGACATGTCACCTACAGCAACTTTATCCGCGACTACTACAGGCTCCTGTCGAACTGTTGCGAAGAGAACCATGGCGAAATCTACCAAATCGCAGGCGACGGAGTGTTCCTGACCTGGAAAACGAAAGACTGCCACCGCAGGGCCCGTCCGCTGGAATGTTTCCACGACTTTGCCGAGTGTCTAGCCAGAACAAAGGGGAAATTCATCAAGCGCTACGGTATCTGCCCTGCATTCAAGGCCGCCGCCCACTGCGGGAAGGTCATCTCGACCGAGGTCGGAAACTTTGGCAGCGAAATGGCGTACCACGGCGACGTGCTGAACACCACGTCCCGAATCCAGACCCTCTGCTCCAAACTCGGACAGGATTTCTTGATTTCGGAAGACCTCTTCGCCAAGCTTCCGCTCCCCCTTCCCCATGGATTTTTGTGCGTAAAAGCGGGATTTTTCGAACTTCGGGGCAAAAAAAACGGAATTTTAATTTTTTCTTTGCACCAACCCTTGACATAG